The following nucleotide sequence is from Acetivibrio cellulolyticus CD2.
TTTATCTTCGCTTATACCACAGGATTTTTATTGGTCTTACCACAAAACTCTAGGGAGAGACCGTAAATATTCACTCTCTTCAATGCTTTCAGCATTAGTTCTGCAGAAAATTCTTGGCATTCCTACAGTTTCGCTACTCATTATTTTTCTTAATTTATGCCATGAAGCCCGTGAATTCTGTGGCCTTCCAGACGTCCCTCATAACTCTCAGTTTACACGGTTCAAACAAGATTTCGTTATTTACCTGGAAAACTTCTTTAACCACCTTGTAGATATTACAGAACCTATTTGCCAGGAAATTAACACTACTCTTGCATCCACTATCGCTTATGATACTTCAGGTATTGAAACCTTTGTAACTGAGAATAACCCAAAGTTCATAAATTCTATCATAAAAAAACTCAAGGCTTTCTACAAGGACAAGCCTGATGTCGATGTATATAAAATGGCTTATAGCCTTATGCCTTCTTCAGCCTCTGCAAACAAAGAAATCAAGCAACTCTACATAAACGGCTACTTCTGCTATGTCTACAAGTTTGGCATTATCACCAACGGCCTCGGCATTCCAAGACATATTGCCTTTTTGGATAGTGACTTCAAAAAGAAACATCCTGAAATGCACATTGAGAAAAAATCGGATTCTCCAGACGAAGATAAATCTATTAGTGATTCCAAATCCCTTAAACCAGTATTTGCAGACTTCTTTACTCTTCACCCGGATTTTAAACCAAGCACTTTCCTTGGTGATTCTATTTTTGATACGTGCGATACCTACACAT
It contains:
- a CDS encoding ISNCY family transposase; the encoded protein is MVKLYKQISFADTFEECKDVFQNNKPKFLKLLSQHLDLSSLIPQDFYWSYHKTLGRDRKYSLSSMLSALVLQKILGIPTVSLLIIFLNLCHEAREFCGLPDVPHNSQFTRFKQDFVIYLENFFNHLVDITEPICQEINTTLASTIAYDTSGIETFVTENNPKFINSIIKKLKAFYKDKPDVDVYKMAYSLMPSSASANKEIKQLYINGYFCYVYKFGIITNGLGIPRHIAFLDSDFKKKHPEMHIEKKSDSPDEDKSISDSKSLKPVFADFFTLHPDFKPSTFLGDSIFDTCDTYTLLLDELKFQRALIPLNSRNSNPNLPPIKYNDDGWPLCSKDSSVPMKPNGWSREEGRIERFKWRCPQAKLIKGKWVTSCDNPCNGKPCGRVTFTSPAMDKRMYPGVIRGSDEWISDYKIRTVVEKNIQYLKEPMACGNLKTRDNLTIKADLYLAGITQLITVILADKIHEHKYIRSLKPLIA